The following proteins come from a genomic window of Bradysia coprophila strain Holo2 unplaced genomic scaffold, BU_Bcop_v1 contig_138, whole genome shotgun sequence:
- the LOC119074087 gene encoding putative inorganic phosphate cotransporter isoform X1, whose translation MKSKNLWTVSVDYAKRSSLATLSESNASTEEKVQKPPGFFGVRHCQVFLLFLCLTIAYGMRVNLSVAIVAMLDRQSANPDFEEFDWDESSKSLVLSSFFWGYIITQIPAGQLAERCGAKYLLLVAMSICSLLTTLTPLCASYGGWMALCALRVLEGLCQGVLFPSTHSLLSKWAPASERATLGTYCYSGSQFGTVVMLSISGILASSAMGWPSIFYFSGVAGGVWAIFWFIFGSNSPSEYRNISAEERAFIESAVETASTTDETKKRPPTPWLAMFTSLPFISLIIVHSAHNWGFWTLLTKIPAYMASVLGLDIKSNALLSALPYFAMMMMSYFFSYLSSVLVKTNWVPLQYSRKLFNSIGHWIPMIALVALGYVTSEQKNLAIGLLTLAVGINAATYLGFQCNHIDLAPNYAGTLMGITNCCANIMSIIAPLVVGVIVKEESNSDQWRIVFFISAGVYFVGNLLFVIFSKTNVQHWNEPAKRNDERNGSTAAAVA comes from the exons CTGGTTTCTTTGGAGTCAGACATTGTCAAGtgtttttgctgtttttaTGCCTGACAATTGCGTATGGAATGAGAGTAAATCTTTCCGTTGCCATTGTGGCTATGCTGGACCGTCAATCGGCGAACCCAGATTTCGAG GAATTTGATTGGGACGAGTCATCAAAATCTCTAGTTTTAAGCAGTTTCTTTTGGGGTTACATCATTACACAAATTCCAGCTGGTCAGTTGGCTGAACGGTGTGGTGCGAAGTATCTACTTTTGGTGGCTATGTCTATATGTTCTCTATTAACCACTCTGACACCGTTATGTGCATCTTACGGTGGATGGATG GCTTTGTGTGCACTGAGAGTTCTAGAAGGACTATGTCAGGGTGTCCTGTTTCCCTCAACACATTCACTACTTTCCAAATGGGCACCTGCATCCGAGAGAGCTACTCTTGGAACATATTGTTACTCCGGTTCACAATTCGGTACGGTTGTCATGTTGTCGATAAGCGGAATTCTTGCTTCGTCTGCTATGGGCTGGCCttccatattttatttttctggtGTGGCTGGTGGAGTTTGGGCGATATTTTGGTTCATATTCGGAAGTAATTCGCCGTCCGAATACAGAAATATTTCAGCAGAAGAGCGAGCCTTTATAGAGTCAGCTGTTGAAACTGCATCAACAACTgatgaaacaaagaaaagacCACCAACGCCCTGGTTGGCTATGTTTACCTCACTGCCATTCATTTCATTAATAATTGTTCATTCGGCGCACAATTGGGGATTCTGGACATTGCTGACAAAGATACCAGCATATATGGCCAGTGTTCTGGGATTAGACATCAAATCG aATGCACTCCTCTCCGCACTTCCTTATTTTGCCATGATGATGATGAGCTACTTCTTCAGTTATCTGTCCAGTGTTTTGGTTAAAACGAACTGGGTGCCGCTACAATACAGcagaaaacttttcaattcaatag GTCATTGGATACCAATGATTGCATTGGTTGCACTTGGATATGTAACAAGTGAACAGAAGAATTTGGCAATCGGTCTACTTACCCTAGCTGTTGGTATAAACGCTGCCACATATCTTGGTTTTCAA TGTAACCACATTGACTTAGCGCCAAACTATGCCGGTACTTTAATGGGAATAACCAACTGTTGTGCCAATATTATGTCGATCATAGCGCCATTAGTTGTGGGTGTAATAGTAAAAGAGGAA AGTAATTCTGATCAATGGCGAATAGTATTCTTCATATCGGCTGGGGTGTACTTTGTTGGCAATCTTTTGTTTGTGATATTCAGCAAAACGAATGTTCAGCACTGGAATGAGCCCGCAAAGAGaa ACGACGAACGAAATGGTTCTACAGCGGCAGCGGTAGCATAG
- the LOC119074087 gene encoding putative inorganic phosphate cotransporter isoform X2 — protein sequence MFCLRNARRRRDYQKIGSESGFFGVRHCQVFLLFLCLTIAYGMRVNLSVAIVAMLDRQSANPDFEEFDWDESSKSLVLSSFFWGYIITQIPAGQLAERCGAKYLLLVAMSICSLLTTLTPLCASYGGWMALCALRVLEGLCQGVLFPSTHSLLSKWAPASERATLGTYCYSGSQFGTVVMLSISGILASSAMGWPSIFYFSGVAGGVWAIFWFIFGSNSPSEYRNISAEERAFIESAVETASTTDETKKRPPTPWLAMFTSLPFISLIIVHSAHNWGFWTLLTKIPAYMASVLGLDIKSNALLSALPYFAMMMMSYFFSYLSSVLVKTNWVPLQYSRKLFNSIGHWIPMIALVALGYVTSEQKNLAIGLLTLAVGINAATYLGFQCNHIDLAPNYAGTLMGITNCCANIMSIIAPLVVGVIVKEESNSDQWRIVFFISAGVYFVGNLLFVIFSKTNVQHWNEPAKRNDERNGSTAAAVA from the exons ATGTTCTGTTTACGAAATGCTAGACGACGCAGAGACTATCAAAAAATCGGGTCGGAAT CTGGTTTCTTTGGAGTCAGACATTGTCAAGtgtttttgctgtttttaTGCCTGACAATTGCGTATGGAATGAGAGTAAATCTTTCCGTTGCCATTGTGGCTATGCTGGACCGTCAATCGGCGAACCCAGATTTCGAG GAATTTGATTGGGACGAGTCATCAAAATCTCTAGTTTTAAGCAGTTTCTTTTGGGGTTACATCATTACACAAATTCCAGCTGGTCAGTTGGCTGAACGGTGTGGTGCGAAGTATCTACTTTTGGTGGCTATGTCTATATGTTCTCTATTAACCACTCTGACACCGTTATGTGCATCTTACGGTGGATGGATG GCTTTGTGTGCACTGAGAGTTCTAGAAGGACTATGTCAGGGTGTCCTGTTTCCCTCAACACATTCACTACTTTCCAAATGGGCACCTGCATCCGAGAGAGCTACTCTTGGAACATATTGTTACTCCGGTTCACAATTCGGTACGGTTGTCATGTTGTCGATAAGCGGAATTCTTGCTTCGTCTGCTATGGGCTGGCCttccatattttatttttctggtGTGGCTGGTGGAGTTTGGGCGATATTTTGGTTCATATTCGGAAGTAATTCGCCGTCCGAATACAGAAATATTTCAGCAGAAGAGCGAGCCTTTATAGAGTCAGCTGTTGAAACTGCATCAACAACTgatgaaacaaagaaaagacCACCAACGCCCTGGTTGGCTATGTTTACCTCACTGCCATTCATTTCATTAATAATTGTTCATTCGGCGCACAATTGGGGATTCTGGACATTGCTGACAAAGATACCAGCATATATGGCCAGTGTTCTGGGATTAGACATCAAATCG aATGCACTCCTCTCCGCACTTCCTTATTTTGCCATGATGATGATGAGCTACTTCTTCAGTTATCTGTCCAGTGTTTTGGTTAAAACGAACTGGGTGCCGCTACAATACAGcagaaaacttttcaattcaatag GTCATTGGATACCAATGATTGCATTGGTTGCACTTGGATATGTAACAAGTGAACAGAAGAATTTGGCAATCGGTCTACTTACCCTAGCTGTTGGTATAAACGCTGCCACATATCTTGGTTTTCAA TGTAACCACATTGACTTAGCGCCAAACTATGCCGGTACTTTAATGGGAATAACCAACTGTTGTGCCAATATTATGTCGATCATAGCGCCATTAGTTGTGGGTGTAATAGTAAAAGAGGAA AGTAATTCTGATCAATGGCGAATAGTATTCTTCATATCGGCTGGGGTGTACTTTGTTGGCAATCTTTTGTTTGTGATATTCAGCAAAACGAATGTTCAGCACTGGAATGAGCCCGCAAAGAGaa ACGACGAACGAAATGGTTCTACAGCGGCAGCGGTAGCATAG
- the LOC119074087 gene encoding putative inorganic phosphate cotransporter isoform X3 — protein sequence MVQNRRDDAGFFGVRHCQVFLLFLCLTIAYGMRVNLSVAIVAMLDRQSANPDFEEFDWDESSKSLVLSSFFWGYIITQIPAGQLAERCGAKYLLLVAMSICSLLTTLTPLCASYGGWMALCALRVLEGLCQGVLFPSTHSLLSKWAPASERATLGTYCYSGSQFGTVVMLSISGILASSAMGWPSIFYFSGVAGGVWAIFWFIFGSNSPSEYRNISAEERAFIESAVETASTTDETKKRPPTPWLAMFTSLPFISLIIVHSAHNWGFWTLLTKIPAYMASVLGLDIKSNALLSALPYFAMMMMSYFFSYLSSVLVKTNWVPLQYSRKLFNSIGHWIPMIALVALGYVTSEQKNLAIGLLTLAVGINAATYLGFQCNHIDLAPNYAGTLMGITNCCANIMSIIAPLVVGVIVKEESNSDQWRIVFFISAGVYFVGNLLFVIFSKTNVQHWNEPAKRNDERNGSTAAAVA from the exons CTGGTTTCTTTGGAGTCAGACATTGTCAAGtgtttttgctgtttttaTGCCTGACAATTGCGTATGGAATGAGAGTAAATCTTTCCGTTGCCATTGTGGCTATGCTGGACCGTCAATCGGCGAACCCAGATTTCGAG GAATTTGATTGGGACGAGTCATCAAAATCTCTAGTTTTAAGCAGTTTCTTTTGGGGTTACATCATTACACAAATTCCAGCTGGTCAGTTGGCTGAACGGTGTGGTGCGAAGTATCTACTTTTGGTGGCTATGTCTATATGTTCTCTATTAACCACTCTGACACCGTTATGTGCATCTTACGGTGGATGGATG GCTTTGTGTGCACTGAGAGTTCTAGAAGGACTATGTCAGGGTGTCCTGTTTCCCTCAACACATTCACTACTTTCCAAATGGGCACCTGCATCCGAGAGAGCTACTCTTGGAACATATTGTTACTCCGGTTCACAATTCGGTACGGTTGTCATGTTGTCGATAAGCGGAATTCTTGCTTCGTCTGCTATGGGCTGGCCttccatattttatttttctggtGTGGCTGGTGGAGTTTGGGCGATATTTTGGTTCATATTCGGAAGTAATTCGCCGTCCGAATACAGAAATATTTCAGCAGAAGAGCGAGCCTTTATAGAGTCAGCTGTTGAAACTGCATCAACAACTgatgaaacaaagaaaagacCACCAACGCCCTGGTTGGCTATGTTTACCTCACTGCCATTCATTTCATTAATAATTGTTCATTCGGCGCACAATTGGGGATTCTGGACATTGCTGACAAAGATACCAGCATATATGGCCAGTGTTCTGGGATTAGACATCAAATCG aATGCACTCCTCTCCGCACTTCCTTATTTTGCCATGATGATGATGAGCTACTTCTTCAGTTATCTGTCCAGTGTTTTGGTTAAAACGAACTGGGTGCCGCTACAATACAGcagaaaacttttcaattcaatag GTCATTGGATACCAATGATTGCATTGGTTGCACTTGGATATGTAACAAGTGAACAGAAGAATTTGGCAATCGGTCTACTTACCCTAGCTGTTGGTATAAACGCTGCCACATATCTTGGTTTTCAA TGTAACCACATTGACTTAGCGCCAAACTATGCCGGTACTTTAATGGGAATAACCAACTGTTGTGCCAATATTATGTCGATCATAGCGCCATTAGTTGTGGGTGTAATAGTAAAAGAGGAA AGTAATTCTGATCAATGGCGAATAGTATTCTTCATATCGGCTGGGGTGTACTTTGTTGGCAATCTTTTGTTTGTGATATTCAGCAAAACGAATGTTCAGCACTGGAATGAGCCCGCAAAGAGaa ACGACGAACGAAATGGTTCTACAGCGGCAGCGGTAGCATAG